The genomic DNA ATAGTTGATTAATAATTAATCAACTGAATTGCAATCATCCCCTTTCCCACGTAACCTCAAAATCCTTCCTCTAGAGAttgtatatataaaacaaaaacagGTAGCATCTAATCTGATCATCGTCGTCAACCTCAAAACCCaccctttctcttttttttttttttttcaaaattcaataCGATTAGGATCCCAGGAAGAATAAAGAACAACCCAGTCAATCCTATTTTCACTATctttgaattatatatattttaaaatctgATTCAGTAATTGAATTAGCTGCTTGTTTGGGTCTATAAAAACAAAACGAAATTGAAGGACGGGAATGGAAAAGATTGGTGAATTATTGTAAATCAAAGAGAGTTTGAGAAATCAAAGGATGCCAGGATTAGCGCGAAGAAATGAGCGGTATAGTAATGCCTCATTTGCTTTTTGGTCTAAACATAGCGATGATGTTGGCTACATTCAACCCCAGCAGGTACTATATTTTCATTTTCTTCGATTTTTGAATTCTCTCTGGGTTACTGTTATCGAACTTTTTGGTGATATATATGTCACAGGACTGGGTCAGtgtttttaattttgattttagtaTTTGATTGGTTGCTTAATAACATTTGTTTTTAGCTTAAGACGTTATACATTTAGTTGCCTCGTCTTTTTAGTGCCAAGGCACTGAAGTATTAGTGCTATTCCTGGTTTCGAACTGAGTAGTGTAagtgatagaaattataagtttgaTGTTAACTTTATCACTGTCGGTTCTTAAAGAATTTTGTTACTCTTTGTGGAGCTCAATGTGGCTTTTCATTGTTGTTTAtcatcttttatatattttggcTATCCAAAGTAAGAGATTGAGGAATTGGCAATTCAAAGAGTGGTGCTTGTTTGTCATTAGCAAGTAGGTATAGTGCTGTGCCTAAGGGGGCATCCAGTTGGTTAGAATGTGAAAATTCCAAGTTTGAGATTTCGTAGTTGAATCCATTGCGGGGGGACGCAGGGTCTATGGGATAGGTGAGAGTGTCCTGTTGGCCCAAGACTTCTAGTAGGTCTGCACAATATTGCTATGCTTTCCACTCTCATGTGTACTAACAAATATGGATGGTGttgataataaatttaataatggaTATGTTTTATAACAAACttgtttaattataattattttttttattagttaCTAAGAAAGCGCAATGCTTTTTATTATAGTTCTGGAGTGAGCTGTCATTGCAAGCTCGGCAGGAGCTCCTTAGAATTGATTCAAACCCTCTTTGAGCAAGCTCGTAAGAACATGTACTGCTCCAGATGTAATGGGCTACTGCTTGAAGGTTTTTTCCAGATTGTCATGTATGGAAAATCATTGCAGCAGGAGAAAGTAGCTGGTAATCTTCATTCCAACAGGTCAGGAGTCTCAAAAAACCAAATTGATGGTGGATTGAGTATGACAGATGGGTCAAAAGATGAAATTCAAGATCCATCTGTCCATCCTTGGGGGGGTCTGACCACAACTCGTGATGGGTCATTGATACTTCTTGACTCCTATTTGTCCTCAGAATCGCTTGATGGGCTCCAAAATGTTTGTGCTGGTCAAATTCTATTCTCTGATTATGTTTTTGCTTCCCGTCTAGTTGTTGATGTTTACATTGAATCAGGTATTTGACAGTGCACGTGAAAGGGAGCGGGAGCGTGAGTTGCTCTATCCTGATGCTTGTGGTGGGGGAGGTCGAGGTTGGATAAGCCAAGGAATTGCTAGTTACGGAAGAGGACATGGAGCAAGAGAAGCATGTGCACTGCACACTTCCAGGCTTTCTTGTGACACCTTTATGGATTTTTGGTCAGCTCTAGGAGAGGAAACTCAGCAATCTCTCTTAAGAATGAAGGAAGAGGATTTTATTGAGAGGCTCATCTACAGGTGTGTTTATAGCTCCTTTATGGTTGAATGTGTTACCATTAGCTGTATTGTTCAGCCAGAGAATGGTGTGAAGTCTTATGTCATTGATCAAGCAGTTTGTACTGGAGCTAGAAATATAAGGCTAGTTTCATTTATCGTCCTTCGAGAGTGCTTTATATTATCTGCCCTCCTAGTTGATTAGGACATGCTGTGTAGTAAATTTAGTTATCGAGCATCTGATTTCCTAGCTATGAGTGTGCATGCCTTTTAAATGGTAAACTGTCGAACTTAAACTTGTGATGGGCCATAAAGTGAGGAAATGGAATTCCagcaaatttaaaaatatttttcctgAGATTAGGGTTGTTTGACATTACTTAATCTACTTCAAAAATGTTAAAACACTAGGTACCGaaggattttattttttttggtcgGTTGACTTAGCCATAACATAAGTTTTATCACAGAAGTCTATGATTCTTCTTCGAATGGATTTGTTCTTTCATATGATAGTGTAATTCTAAGGAATCTCCAAGAAGCATGTATTGACCTGTAGCAATTGGGGTTTATGCTTTTCCTTTTTCCCTGGTTCTCAAGCATTATATGAAACCATTAATGGCCAGAAGTCTCTGTTTTTGCTCTTACGAAAGTTTCCTACAGAATTATTAGGCATGGAGTGAACTATACTCATTACAAGCTAATTATGATTAGCTGTTTTTAAATTTTGCCTGTATAGATCTTGTGCCTCACATTCCCATCTTTATTGCAGGTTTTGACGGCAAGAGATTTTGCAGAGATTGCAGAAGAAATGTTATCCATGAGTTCAAGGAACTGAAGGAACTACAACGCATGCGAAGAGAACCTCAATGTATTAGTTGGTTTTGTGCTGCAGATACATCTTTTCTATATGAGGTGCTTCATCCATATCTTAAATCTATTAGTGCACTAACTATTGTTACAATAATAGCTTTTGTCTTCTTTCCATCTACTTATAAATAACAATtgtccaaaataaaaaatttgactaATTTTATAATAATCTATTGAGGTTACTGTCAGAACTTTCAAAGTATATGCGACTTGCACAACATTTTTCCTTACTCCTACCCAGGTATCTGATGACAGAGTCCAGGCTGATTGGCACCAAACTTTTGCTGACACTTATGGAACCTACCACCATTTTGAATGGGCAGTTGAAACTGGGGTGGGAAAGTCAGATATTATGGAATTTGAAAATGTTGGCATGAAAGGAAGTGTTCAAGTCAATGGCTTGGATCTTGAATGCTTGAATTCCTGTTATATCACCCTGAGGGCCTGGAAATTGGATGGCCGCTGCTCTGAGCTTTCTGTAAAAGCCCATGCTTTAAAGGGCCAACAATGTGTTCATTGCAGGCTTGTAGTTGGAAATGGTTTTGTTAGAATCACAACAGGTGGAAGTATTAGAAGGTTTTTTAAGCATGCGGAAGAGGCTGAGGAAGAAGAGGTAGTTGAAACTTTGTGAGGCTTATAGAAAAGGTTGAGTGTTTGGATGGTAGTGGTGTTGAACTTTTAACTCATCTTTCAGGATGATGGTTCCATTGACAAGGATGGAAATGAACTCGATGGAGAGTGTTCGCTTCCCCAAAAGCATGCAAAGAGTCCTGAACTTGCTCGACAGTTTCTCCTTGATGCAGCGACTGTTATATTTAAAGAACAGGCATGTTCAAATTGTTTCTAATTTTTTGTGCTTCAAAGTCTTGCAATATGGCTGCATTCTTTTCAATTGTTTacataaaaaaaagaataaattaaaacCTTTATGTGTGTACAAGAATGTGATTAGTAAGAAGTTATCAAAATTACAGTGCATATATTGACTTCATGTATTAATTAGCAGCAAGCAAGTTATTCACCAGAACTCAGTCCATTGGTTTTGACAGATTCTCTATTTAAGTTTGCCTTTTTGGTTGAATTTTGTGCCTTAGGAAAGCAGCACTAATGATAAATGAATATTTTTCTTTGGCTAAACTTTGAGGATAGAGTGTTATGTTTTTAACTTAATGACCTGGAAGCACTTATTTGCGTGTTACATAAAGTTGGGGTACTGTAGTTACTTCAAGAAAATTACTATAGGATGTTCATAATACTATAGCTACTTAGCTGGCAGGAGGAAATGCAATTAATTTGTTGTGTAAGCAATGATATCTTGAGGGTTGAGACATGAAGCCAATCTTGCTAATCTGTTCTGTTCTTAGAAGTTTGTTTGAAGAGAAATGCTAATCTGCCATCTAGTTGGTTGTTTTTAAATTATGAACAAATCCCATGCAGGTACTAAACCTCATTCTCCTTTTGCTCAAATTCGTGTTCATAGAGTGGCACATTTTGTACTGGCTAAAATGAAGATGTTTTGGGAGTAGTCTATAAAGATTCTTTTTTCTAAGAAATAATAGGCTATTACTCAATCTAAAGGAGTGAAAGCATACTTGAGTTTTAATGATAGGGAAGAACACCAGAGGTTCTTGGTGGGGAAGAGTGAGTTGATCCAAGTTTCACAGTTAGATGCTGCGAGAAAGGATATAGAACCTGTAAATTTAAGTGATACAATCTGCACAAATTCAATGAGTTCAAATTTAAGGCTATGTTTAAAAAGATCTTATAAGATTTGAAGTAACTGAATCACGAGAGCTATGATGAGTTTGATTTGAATACTGTCTTTTATACAATGTTTAAACTATCCAAATCTCTCCCCAATCCCTAAAGTGGAGTTTGATTTGAATACTGTCTTTTATACAATGTTTAAACTATCCAAATCTCTCTCCACTCCCTAAAGTGGAGGATATTACGCGTTTAAGCACGTTTGAACCAATGTCCTCCAAATTGTTGCAATAGCAACGATGCCAACCGACCTAAGGCTCAACCTTGTTTTGAACACATTTAAAGACTGATAAGAATTAACTTGGGACTTTGGTTATGTGGTTCTTATGGATAGTGTATGTAGAGTTGTGGCACAGCAAAATTACTAGTTCAGTTGTTTGTGTTTTTATTATTGCTATAATTCTTCTtacaaacttcatttcaatttatccATTTTGATATTCAGGTTAAAAAGGCTTTTAGGGAAGGCACAGCACTCCAGAATGCACAGAGTATCTTTATTTGTCTTGCACTGAAGCTGCTGGAAGGACGTGTTCATGTTGCATGCAAGGAAATTATTACCTTAGAAAAGCGGGTCTGAATAATTTTTGGTACTTCAGGATAGGTTTTCCTTCGTGCTTATCAGGAAATGTAAGTCTGTTCTCTATTTTCTGATAAAATAGTACTGATACCATGTGATTTCTACAGATGAAGCTTCTTGAagaagaagagaaggaaaagCGTGAAGAAGAAGAACGCAAGGAGAGGAAAAGaacaaaagaacaaaaaaaaaagcacaGGAGAAAGGAGAGACTAAATGGAAAagcaagagagaaagaaaaatattgTTCCGTGTCAAGTATTACTTCTGTTGCTCTTGATGTCTCAAATGAAGAATCTTCACGTAGTGTAGAGGTTGAAGAAAATGTTGCTATTAATTGCAAAGATTCTGTTGGTGACACAGGTGATATTATTGTGTCTAGACCTGATTTTACAAATGTTGAAGAACAGTCTGTAAATGGGCATTCCCCTTTGAGTTTGCAAAATCAAATCTTTGATAGTCCTGATGGAGATGGTATGGAAGTGAAAGATGGGAATGGCCCTTTTACAGAGCGATCAAAATTTTCTTGGCAGAGATTGAAGTTTCGAAAGGATGGTCAATTTGATTCATCCCTGAAACGGTGTGCTCGGCGTCAGGTTGCTGTTGTTTCAGAAAGTGCTCCTGTTCATAGATCTCAGCCAAGATATCAAGGGCAAAACTTTGAAGCCCCTTCCAGGAGCATCAATGGATTAAATAGGCAATTAAAGATAAGCAGTGCAAGGTCCAGTGGTCAGCTTTGTGGTGTTAAGTGTACTGAGAAGTTTCAGTGTTCCAACAGTCAGAGTGACAGATACAATTGCTACTCTTGCAGTTGCTATCAACACAATGAGTATAGAGCCAAGATGATGCCACATGTTTCTGCAACTAGAGTAGGTAGAGAACCCAAATCTGTGAGCAAATCAGAATCTGCACTGGATATGTCTAAGCAAGTCCCCCAAGGTAACAAGTATAATATGCAAGATTATATACGTGAAGATTGTGGAaagctaaaaaataaaattatggttGGAGCACATCATTCTGCTCGAGATTCACTTCACTGCAAGAAAGTTTGGGGGGCCATAGGAGCTGGACCTGATGATAATTTTAATAAGTCATCTGGTGCGACATGGTCAAGTGAAGGTAGTGTAAATTTGGGTGAAACTGATCATGAGCACAGCAAGGTTATCAAATCAAGAAACTCCAGCCTCGCAACAAATGAGGACTTTCATGTGGAAAAACAGGATGAATGCTTGTCACTGAATGCTGCATATGAGGAAATTGGAATTTATCCTAATAGAAATCCTACCTTGAATGGGAGTTCTCTTTCTATGATTAGTTGGAAGTCTAGTTCTGATAATTTCTCTTGCTATGATCTCAGCAATACCTCCTCTTCAAATCATGGAAATTTCGGATCGTCATCGACATCAGATTCTGAAGATGCCAGTCAACAGTCAGCAGGGAGAGATACTTCACTTTACACAAAAAATGGCTTCAGTGAGTGTCAGGTGAAAGGAAAGGATAAAAAGCAGGATGTTAGTGGAGGGGTTGCTCCAGAAAGCCAGGCATTGTTTGGACATTCACCTGATGGTCGAGGGAACAAGGTATCAGGAAATCTGCTGATAAAAACTGCTGAAAATTTTGAAGATGGAAAAGCAACTGCTCTTACGAGTTCTCAGCATCAAAGCATGTCTACATCAATGCAAAACCAACATTTACAATTTCTATTTCAAGCTCCTTCGGCCATGGGTTACTACCATCAGAATCCTGTTTCTTGGCCAGCAACTCCAGCTAATGGATTAATGCCTTTCCCTCCAAACCCTTATCTATATACAGCCGCTCTTGGCTATGGTTCTAACGGCAACTCACCTTTATGCATGCCGTATAGCACGCTACTGCATTTACGGACACCCCTGTTTAATCCTGGTTCTGTTCCCATTTATCGTCCAATCTCAAATGTCAATGGCTTGTACGCTGAGCAAATTCAGTTTCCCGAGCCTGGTACAGAAAAAGAAGCTTTGCCTGAAGTTAATTCAAAGGGGGTTCCTGGCAGGCTGCAAATAACAGAACAAGCGAGAAAGGAGAAGGTAGGCAGAATGTTGTTTATGCCAAATTGCACACGGATGACACTAGCTTTTCCTTGTTCCAGTTTGGTGG from Gossypium arboreum isolate Shixiya-1 chromosome 9, ASM2569848v2, whole genome shotgun sequence includes the following:
- the LOC108454365 gene encoding LOW QUALITY PROTEIN: uncharacterized protein LOC108454365 (The sequence of the model RefSeq protein was modified relative to this genomic sequence to represent the inferred CDS: inserted 2 bases in 1 codon; deleted 2 bases in 1 codon) translates to MPGLARRNERYSNASFAFWSKHSDDVGYIQPQQFWSELSLQARQELLRIDXQTLFEQARKNMYCSRCNGLLLEGFFQIVMYGKSLQQEKVAGNLHSNRSGVSKNQIDGGLSMTDGSKDEIQDPSVHPWGGLTTTRDGSLILLDSYLSSESLDGLQNVFDSARERERERELLYPDACGGGGRGWISQGIASYGRGHGAREACALHTSRLSCDTFMDFWSALGEETQQSLLRMKEEDFIERLIYRCFDGKRFCRDCRRNVIHEFKELKELQRMRREPQCISWFCAADTSFLYEVSDDRVQADWHQTFADTYGTYHHFEWAVETGVGKSDIMEFENVGMKGSVQVNGLDLECLNSCYITLRAWKLDGRCSELSVKAHALKGQQCVHCRLVVGNGFVRITTGGSIRRFFKHAEEAEEEEDDGSIDKDGNELDGECSLPQKHAKSPELARQFLLDAATVIFKEQVKKAFREGTALQNAQSIFICLALKLLEGRVHVACKEIITLEKRMKLLEEEEKEKREEEERKERKRTKEQKKKHRRKERLNGKAREKEKYCSVSSITSVALDVSNEESSRSVEVEENVAINCKDSVGDTGDIIVSRPDFTNVEEQSVNGHSPLSLQNQIFDSPDGDGMEVKDGNGPFTERSKFSWQRLKFRKDGQFDSSLKRCARRQVAVVSESAPVHRSQPRYQGQNFEAPSRSINGLNRQLKISSARSSGQLCGVKCTEKFQCSNSQSDRYNCYSCSCYQHNEYRAKMMPHVSATRVGREPKSVSKSESALDMSKQVPQGNKYNMQDYIREDCGKLKNKIMVGAHHSARDSLHCKKVWGAIGAGPDDNFNKSSGATWSSEGSVNLGETDHEHSKVIKSRNSSLATNEDFHVEKQDECLSLNAAYEEIGIYPNRNPTLNGSSLSMISWKSSSDNFSCYDLSNTSSSNHGNFGSSSTSDSEDASQQSAGRDTSLYTKNGFSECQVKGKDKKQDVSGGVAPESQALFGHSPDGRGNKVSGNLLIKTAENFEDGKATALTSSQHQSMSTSMQNQHLQFLFQAPSAMGYYHQNPVSWPATPANGLMPFPPNPYLYTAALGYGSNGNSPLCMPYSTLLHLRTPLFNPGSVPIYRPISNVNGLYAEQIQFPEPGTEKEALPEVNSKGVPQAANNRTSEKGEGRQNVVYAKLHTDDTSFSLFQFGGPVALSTGCKSNLVPLKDEIVVVEHSSQFSADHVENNHACNKKESTIEEYNLFAASNGLRFSLFKT